The genomic segment ACAACCTGACCCAGGGAGGAGCGCCATGACGCTCACAAGTGCTGAATTCATCGCCATCGAGCACAAGTTCGGGGCCCGCAACTACAAGCCGCTCGACGTCGTGCTGACGCGCGGCGAGGGGGTCTATGTCTGGGATGTCGAGGGCAACCGCTACCTCGATTGCCTCTCGGCCTACTCGGCCGTCAACCAGGGCCACTGCCACCCCAGGATCCTGAAGGCCATGGTCGAGCAGGCCCACAAGCTCACCCTCACCTCACGTGCCTTCCGCAACGACCAGTTGGGGCTCTTCTACGAGGAACTGGCCGAACTCACCGGCGCCCACAAGGTGCTGCCGATGAACTCGGGCGCCGAAGCGGTCGAAACCGCCATCAAGGCGGTGCGCAAATGGGGCTACGAGGTCAAGGGCGTGCCCGAGGGCCAGGCCGAGATCATCGTGGCCGCCAACAATTTCCACGGGCGCACGCTCGGGATCGTCGGCTTTTCCACGGACCCCGACGCCCGCAACGGCTTCGGCCCCTTCGCCCCGGGTTTCCGCATCATCGACTTCGGCGACGCCGGGGCGCTCGAGCGCGCCATCACCCCCAACACCGTCGCCTTCCTGGTCGAACCCATCCAGGGCGAGGCGGGAGTGATCGTACCGCCCCCGGGCTATTTCCGCCGCGTGCGCGAGCTGTGCACGCGCCACGGGGTCACCCTCATCCTCGATGAGATCCAGACCGGGCTCGGGCGCACGGGAAAATTCCTCGCCGAGGAACACGAGGGCATCGAGGCCGACGTGACCCTGATCGGCAAGGCGCTTTCGGGCGGCTTCTACCCGGTCTCGGCCGTGCTTTCCAACAACGACGTCCTGGGCGTGCTCAAGCCCGGCCAGCACGGCTCGACCTTCGGCGGCAATCCGCTGGCCTGCGCGGTGGCGCGCGAAGCGCTCAAGGTGCTGGTCGAGGAAGGCATGATCGAAAATGCCGCCGCCATGGGCGAGCGCTTCCAGGCCGGGTTACGCGCCATGCGCTCCAATATCATCACCGAGGTGCGCGGACGCGGCCTGATGATCGCGGTGGAACTGGCCCCCGATGCGGGCGGGGCGCGGCCCTATTGCGAGGCATTGCAGGCCGAGGGGCTGCTGGCCAAGGATACGCACGGCGCGACCATCCGCTTCGCCCCGCCGCTGGTGATCACCGCCGACCAGGTGGACTGGGCCGTCGAGCGGATCGAGAAGGTGCTCTCCGCCCACACCGCGCTCAACTAGTGGTGCTTGAAGTACTGGACTTCCCGCTCGTGCTTCTCGGCCGCCGCGCGGCTGTCGAAGGTTCCCAGGTTCCGGCGCTTGCCGGTCTTGGGATCGACCTTGCGCGAATAGAGACGGTAATGCCCGTCCTTGAGCTTGCGGATCATGGCGCGTTCTCCTTTCGGCTGGAAAACGTCCCCGCTCAGTCCGCGTTCCCGGCCGGGGGCGAACCGAGCAGCTCGAGAATGGTCGCATAGACCAGCTTGGTATCGGCCTGCGGCTCGCCCGGATTGATGAGGTCGTGCGGCAGGAGCCGCGAAAGCGCCAGCGTCTTGACCGTGACCTCCTGCCCATGGGAGCGCCAGGAGGCGATGAGTTGCTGGGCGAGGGCATTGGAGACGGCGATATCGGCCGAGTTGAGGAGCATGCCGATCTGCTTGACCGCCGGCGGCCCCTGCCGGGCCCCCTCCTCCACCACGCGCCCCAGCCGCATCACCTGGGCCAGCGTGTGCACGGAGGGCGTGGGGAAGGCATAGGTCTGCGCATCCTCGCCCACCGTTTCGGTCGGATTCCACCAGAGCATGATGTCGGGCAGCATCAACGCCAGCGTATTGGCGGCATTGGTCGCCCAGGGCGGAATGACGTAGGGGCCGAGGAACGGCGAGACGGCGATGGCATTGGCGACATCGGGACGATACTGGGCGATCCAGGTGACGATGGTGCCGCCGGCCGACAGGCCCACCACCGCGACCTCGTCCCCCAACCCCTGCGCCAGGTCGACCGACTGGTTGGCCAGATCCACCAGGTCCTCGGCGGTGAGGTCCATGAGCGCCAGGGTGTCCGGATCGGCGAGCCCGTGGCCCTTCATGCGCGGCAGGTAGACATTGTAGCCCTGCGCGAAGAGCGCCTGCGCCAGCTCTTCCCCCTGCGCCGGGCAGGAGGTGAGGCCGTGGAAATAGATGACGACCCGCGCGACCTTGTGGCCATGGGTGAGCAACTGGGACGGGCAGCGCTCGTGAAGACCCAGCCCCGCCTCGTCCTTGCGGATCGCTTCGAACGCGGCCATGGCCTCCTCGTAACTGGCGGCCGGATTGCCGGGCTTGCCGTCAGGCACGAGGCTCCTGGCATTGGTCGGGATGACCGAGAGCGTGACGAACGAGCCGACCAGTAATGCGAGGATGATCGCCGCCACGACGCCGGCCAGTTGCGCGCCCTTGCCCACCACCGGCATCCACGGCGCCGCCTCGGCCTGCGGGCGCGAACGGTTGACCGCATAGGCGATGACCGCCCCGACCACCGCCATGATGAGCGTCATGGCAAAGCCGGTGATCATGAGCGTGAGCCCGGTGACGAGGATGATGCCGCGCACACGTTCGGAAAGCGTGCCGACCGTCGCCGCGTCGCGCTGCAGGAGCTCGGTGAGGGTGAAGACCACCGGGTAGCTGACCACCGCGATGATGATGCCGGTGGCCGCGCCCCGCCAGAGCGAACGCGGGCCGGGCCGCACCATGATGGCCCACCAGAGCAGCCACCCGGTCAGGAATACGCCGAGGAAAAGCGTGGCCCAGGTGACCAGCCCATCCTTGTTGCCCAGATCCCAGCTGACCTCGAAATGCAGCACATTGGCTGCCGCCAGCGCCGCGATCGCGAAGACCAGCCCCGCCAGGGCGCTCGCCCCCATTGCTCTAACCCAACCCAACTGGCCAGCCCCCTCAAACCCTCAGGACGATGCGCGCCGCCCTACCATTGCGGCAGCGGATGCAAGCCCCTGAGCAAACCCACAAGATCCTCCTCGCCCGCCGTCCCGTGGGTCGCCGCCGGCCGCATCGGCCCCTGCGAAGCCTCGCGCCGCACGTCGCTGGGCGTGTAGCCGAACTCGCGCTTGAAGGCGCGGCTGAACTCGGCGGCATCAAGGAACCCGCGATCGGCCGCGATGTCGGCGATACGCCGCTGGTCCTGGGTGTTGGCGAGGGAAATATGGGCATCGAGCAGGCGCCGGGCGCGAATGTAGTGCGCGATGCCCCCGGCCGGTTCGAACAGCCGGTAGAGCCGCGAACGCGACACCCCCAGCCGCCGGCAGATGAGATCGACATTGAGGCGCGGCGAAAGCAGCTCCTCCTGGATCAGCCGCCGCGCCCTTTCGAGCAGGGTCGCATCGATCGGGCGCTGGGCCTGGGCCAGCCGCTCGGTCGTCGGCGCCAGGCATGCGAGCAGCATCGTGCGCGTGGTGGCGAGGATGCTGGGGAGCTCGTCCTGGGTCAGCACCGGCAGCCGCCGCTCGAGATCGAGCAGGTAGTCGGCCAGCAGCAGCGAGAGCCCGTTGGTGAGTTCGCGCTCCTCGGCGCTATCGAGAATGCTGGTGGAATCGCCGCAGAATTCGCGGGGCACGAACAGGAAAAGCGCGTCGAGCGCGTCGGCCTTTCCCTCGAACTCGCCCCGGAAGGAAGCGACGCGCAGCACGCGCTGCGGCACCGAGTTTGCCTGGCCGCGCCGTCCGAGCGTCAGCGCGCCTTCGCGCACGAAGATGATGACCCAGTGATCGATGGAGTCGGCGCGCACATGGCGTGCCGTGCGCTGGAACTGGAAAGGCGCCGTCTTGTTCTGAAGCAGCGCGATACTGCCCAGGTTCCAGGCGCTCTCCTCGACGAGGAAGCCCTGGCTGGCATCGCCTGCCTGTGTCTCGATCAGCGGTGCCACCAGGCCCCGCCAATATTCGAACTGCTCCGACCGGGGGACGCAGGCGGTCGTGATATCCATCCGCGCCAGGCTGCCGCCGTCCTCCAGGCGATCGCGCGGTCTGCTGAGAAGAGTGTTGTGCATGGGTCCGCTCCCGCACGTCTCAGGGATGTTGTCTTCTCGCTCCGGGCCTCTCTTCGCCGGTTCCCGGTTCGCATGTCCTCCTCTGCCATCCGGCCGTCAGCCTAGGACAGTTCCGGCCAGGAATCCATGGCGACGGTCCATGGCATCGGCCCCGGGGGCGGGGCGACGCATCGTTCGAACCGAGGAGACCGGGTCAGCGCGGCTGGACGACCAGGCGCTTTAGGTATCGTTCCGAGACCCAGCCTTGCGGGCCCTCATGAACGATGAGGCAGAAATTGTTCCGGCAACGGATCACTTCCACTTCCTCGCCGCGGTGCAGGATATCGACCACCGGATACCGGGTGCCGGCGCCCTGGCGCACGTTGACGGTGGCCGTGGCCATCGCCAGGTTACCCGAAGGGCGCATCTGGGCGACGGCGGGCGCCACCTCGATGGACGCGGCCATGGCTACGCAGACAAGTAGAGGCCGCAGGATTGACGCTAACTGCATGCACTGCACTCCCTGAAGTCAGAGCGCGATCATAACCCCGGCCACCGGGGCCGCGATTGGTCCCCAGTCCAGATTTTTGGCTTTTCGTCCCGAAGCGCCGGAGAGGGCATGACGCCCTCCCCTCTACTTGCGCTTGAGGGCTTCCGACAGCGCCGCGCCCAGCGCCCCCTGGGAGGGCGGCGGGTTCCGGTCCCGCCCCTGGCCCGGACGGGGGGAGCCGCCGCACGGCGGTGGCTTGCCGCCGTCACGAGGGGGCTGCTGGCGCGCCTCCCCGCCGCCACCGTCCTTGCGCATGGTCAGCCCGATGCGCTTGCGCTTGACGTCGACCTCGACCACCCGGACCTTGACGATGTCGCCCGCCTTGACGACCTCATGGGCGTCCTTGACGAAACGGTCGGCCAGCTGGGACACGTGCACCAGGCCATCCTGGTGCACCCCGATATCGACGAACGCCCCAAAGGCGGCGACGTTGGTCACCGTGCCTTCCAGCATCATGCCAGGCTTCAGATCCTTGATGTCGTCCACGCCATCGGCGAACGTGGCGGTCTTGAAGGCCGGACGCGGATCGCGGCCGGGCTTTTCGAGTTCGGTGATGATGTCGCGCACCGTCGGCAGGCCGAACCGCTCATCGACGAAGACGCGCGGATCGAGCGCCTTGAGGGCGCCGCTGTCGCCCATCAGGGCCCGCACGTCCCGGCCGCAGGCGGATACGATCTTGCGCGCCACCCCATAGGCTTCCGGGTGCACCGCCGAAGCGTCCAGCGGCTCGCTGCCGTCCCGGATGCGCAGGAACCCGGCGCATTGCTCGAAGGTGCGCTGCCCCAGGCGCGTGACGCCGAGCAGGTCCTGGCGGCGCGCGAAGGGCCCGTTGGCATCGCGATGGGCCACGATCGCCTCGGCCAGCGAGGCGCCCAGGCCAGAGACACGGGCAAGGAGCGAGGCCGAGGCGGTGTTGAGATCGACCCCGACCACGTTCACAGCATCCTCGACCACCGCATCGAGCGCGCGGGCCAGACGATACTGGTCGACGTCGTGCTGGTACTGCCCCACCCCGATCGACTTGGGCTCGATCTTGACCAGTTCGGCCAGCGGATCCTGCAAACGCCTTCCGATGGAAACGGCGCCGCGCAGCGACACGTCCAGTTCGGGGAATTCTGCGGCTGCCGCCTCCGAGGCCGAATAGACCGAAGCCCCGGCCTCCGAGACGATGACCTTGAGCGGCTTGGGCGAGGGCAGGGCTGCCAGCATGTCGGCCACGAGCTTTTCCGTCTCGCGGCTGCCCGTGCCATTGCCGATGGCGATGAGTTCGACCCCGTGCCGGGCGACGAGCGCGGCCAGTTCGGCCTGCGTGCCACGCACGTCGTTGCGCGGTGGGAAGGGATAGACCGTGGTCGTTTCGACCAGCTTGCCCGTGCCATCCACCACCGCCACCTTGACGCCCGTGCGGATGCCCGGATCGAGCCCCATGGTCGGGCGCGACCCGGCCGGGGCGGCCAGCAGAAGGTCCTTGAGGTTGCGCGCGAAGACCTGGATTGCCTCTTCGCCGGCGCGCTCGCGCAGATCGCCCATCAGGTCGAGCGAGAGGTGGAGGGAGAGCTTGATGCGCCAGGTCCAGCCCGCGACTTCGAGCAGCCATTTGTCGCCGGGCAGGTCGCGCCCGACCTGATAGGCATCGGCCACCATGCGCACGGCGGGTTTGACGGTCGAGGTGTCGTCGGCGTCCACCTCGATCTCGAGGGAAAGCACGTCCTCGTTGCGGCCGCGCAGCATGGCCAGGGCACGGTGGCTCGGCACGTTGGCCCAGCGCTCGACATGGTCGAAATAGTCGGAGAACTTGGCGCCCTCCTCCTGCTTGCCATCGACGACGCGTGCCCGCAGGAAGGCCTTTTCCTTCATGTAGTTGCGCAACCGCCCGACGAGATCGGCATTCTCGGAGAACTGCTCGGCCACGATATCGCGCGCCCCTTCGAGCGCCGCCTTGACGTCGGCGACATCCTCGCTGAGGTAGGATTGGGCCAGTTCGGCCGGCACCAGCCGCCGGTCGGCGAGGATCGCCTCGGCCAGCGGCCCCAGTCCGCGCTCGCGCGCGATCTCGGCCTTGGTGCGGCGCTTGGGCTTATAGGGCAGGTAGATATCCTCGAGTTCGGCCTTGGTGACGGCTCCGGCGATCCGCGCCTCGAGATCGTCAGTGAGCTTGCCCTGCTCGCGGATGGACTGGAGGATGCTGTCGCGCCGCGCGTCCAGCTCGCGCAGATATCCCAGGCGCTCCGAGAGCGTGCGCAATTGCGTATCGTCGAGCCCGCCGGTGACTTCCTTGCGGTAGCGCGCCACGAACGGCACGGTCGCCCCTTCGTCCAGCAGTCCGATCGCTGCCGCCGCCTGCTCGGGGCGGGCGCTGATTTCGGTGGCGATGAGGGCGGCGAGGCGCTTGACGTCGGTGGCCATGGATAACCCGGAATCGATATTGGGAGCGCGAACATAGTGGCAATGGCCTGCCCCTGCCAGCAGGCTTCGCCCCTGTGCAAGAACCTGTGACTTTCGGGCGAACCGGGCGCCAAACCCGGCTTTAGCGGCCGCCTTTGCCCGGAAAATCGCCCCGAAGCTATTGAAGAACAGGGCCGAAGCGGTCCAAATCGGTCCGGTGTCATCAGGTACGAGGAGAGTGATGTGAGCAGATACGGACAACGGATCGGGCTTTCGGGCCTGGCTTTGGTCGCCGCCCTGCTCATGGCGTTCTGGATCTCTCCCCTGCAGGCGCAGGACGCCTCCCCCTCCACGCTCGGCGTCGCCGGCTGGTCGCAATCGGCCAAGGACGCCGAAGCGGCGCTCAACAATCGCTACATCTCAGACGCCGATCTCGATGCGGTGCGCGAACGCGTCGCCTCCGACCGTGAAAAGGCCCGCAAGGTCATGGAGGCGGGAAGCGTCGAGGCCCGGGCGCTCCAGGCCCAGCTCGACGTGCTCGGCCCAGCTCCCGACCCCGCCGACTCCGAGCCCGAGCCGCTGCGCAAGCAGCGCCAGGCGCTCGAGCTGGCCATCGCCGAAGCCAATACCCCGGTCGTGCAGGCCGAAATGGCCTTCCGCCGCGCCGATGCGCTGGTCAAGGAACTCGACAACGAAATCCGCGTCCGCAAGAACAGCCAGCTCCTCTCGGGCGGCCCCTCCCCGCTCCTGCCCAA from the Youhaiella tibetensis genome contains:
- a CDS encoding SH3 domain-containing protein translates to MQLASILRPLLVCVAMAASIEVAPAVAQMRPSGNLAMATATVNVRQGAGTRYPVVDILHRGEEVEVIRCRNNFCLIVHEGPQGWVSERYLKRLVVQPR
- a CDS encoding alpha/beta hydrolase, translating into MGASALAGLVFAIAALAAANVLHFEVSWDLGNKDGLVTWATLFLGVFLTGWLLWWAIMVRPGPRSLWRGAATGIIIAVVSYPVVFTLTELLQRDAATVGTLSERVRGIILVTGLTLMITGFAMTLIMAVVGAVIAYAVNRSRPQAEAAPWMPVVGKGAQLAGVVAAIILALLVGSFVTLSVIPTNARSLVPDGKPGNPAASYEEAMAAFEAIRKDEAGLGLHERCPSQLLTHGHKVARVVIYFHGLTSCPAQGEELAQALFAQGYNVYLPRMKGHGLADPDTLALMDLTAEDLVDLANQSVDLAQGLGDEVAVVGLSAGGTIVTWIAQYRPDVANAIAVSPFLGPYVIPPWATNAANTLALMLPDIMLWWNPTETVGEDAQTYAFPTPSVHTLAQVMRLGRVVEEGARQGPPAVKQIGMLLNSADIAVSNALAQQLIASWRSHGQEVTVKTLALSRLLPHDLINPGEPQADTKLVYATILELLGSPPAGNAD
- a CDS encoding helix-turn-helix domain-containing protein; this translates as MHNTLLSRPRDRLEDGGSLARMDITTACVPRSEQFEYWRGLVAPLIETQAGDASQGFLVEESAWNLGSIALLQNKTAPFQFQRTARHVRADSIDHWVIIFVREGALTLGRRGQANSVPQRVLRVASFRGEFEGKADALDALFLFVPREFCGDSTSILDSAEERELTNGLSLLLADYLLDLERRLPVLTQDELPSILATTRTMLLACLAPTTERLAQAQRPIDATLLERARRLIQEELLSPRLNVDLICRRLGVSRSRLYRLFEPAGGIAHYIRARRLLDAHISLANTQDQRRIADIAADRGFLDAAEFSRAFKREFGYTPSDVRREASQGPMRPAATHGTAGEEDLVGLLRGLHPLPQW
- the rocD gene encoding ornithine--oxo-acid transaminase encodes the protein MTLTSAEFIAIEHKFGARNYKPLDVVLTRGEGVYVWDVEGNRYLDCLSAYSAVNQGHCHPRILKAMVEQAHKLTLTSRAFRNDQLGLFYEELAELTGAHKVLPMNSGAEAVETAIKAVRKWGYEVKGVPEGQAEIIVAANNFHGRTLGIVGFSTDPDARNGFGPFAPGFRIIDFGDAGALERAITPNTVAFLVEPIQGEAGVIVPPPGYFRRVRELCTRHGVTLILDEIQTGLGRTGKFLAEEHEGIEADVTLIGKALSGGFYPVSAVLSNNDVLGVLKPGQHGSTFGGNPLACAVAREALKVLVEEGMIENAAAMGERFQAGLRAMRSNIITEVRGRGLMIAVELAPDAGGARPYCEALQAEGLLAKDTHGATIRFAPPLVITADQVDWAVERIEKVLSAHTALN
- a CDS encoding Tex family protein yields the protein MATDVKRLAALIATEISARPEQAAAAIGLLDEGATVPFVARYRKEVTGGLDDTQLRTLSERLGYLRELDARRDSILQSIREQGKLTDDLEARIAGAVTKAELEDIYLPYKPKRRTKAEIARERGLGPLAEAILADRRLVPAELAQSYLSEDVADVKAALEGARDIVAEQFSENADLVGRLRNYMKEKAFLRARVVDGKQEEGAKFSDYFDHVERWANVPSHRALAMLRGRNEDVLSLEIEVDADDTSTVKPAVRMVADAYQVGRDLPGDKWLLEVAGWTWRIKLSLHLSLDLMGDLRERAGEEAIQVFARNLKDLLLAAPAGSRPTMGLDPGIRTGVKVAVVDGTGKLVETTTVYPFPPRNDVRGTQAELAALVARHGVELIAIGNGTGSRETEKLVADMLAALPSPKPLKVIVSEAGASVYSASEAAAAEFPELDVSLRGAVSIGRRLQDPLAELVKIEPKSIGVGQYQHDVDQYRLARALDAVVEDAVNVVGVDLNTASASLLARVSGLGASLAEAIVAHRDANGPFARRQDLLGVTRLGQRTFEQCAGFLRIRDGSEPLDASAVHPEAYGVARKIVSACGRDVRALMGDSGALKALDPRVFVDERFGLPTVRDIITELEKPGRDPRPAFKTATFADGVDDIKDLKPGMMLEGTVTNVAAFGAFVDIGVHQDGLVHVSQLADRFVKDAHEVVKAGDIVKVRVVEVDVKRKRIGLTMRKDGGGGEARQQPPRDGGKPPPCGGSPRPGQGRDRNPPPSQGALGAALSEALKRK